In one window of Paraflavitalea soli DNA:
- a CDS encoding pyridoxal phosphate-dependent decarboxylase family protein, translated as MKRTPELVEEETLDPVDWASLKELGHRMMDDMFDYLQSSRQRPAWKKPTKFALNSMQHPLPQFPQDAAEVYEHFFTQILPYNTENGHPRFWSWVQGGGTPIGMLADMLASGMNTNVSIGDHMPMYVEKQVIEWSKEMMGFPQQAGGILVSGASLANITALVVARNHFNKSIRKKGLQTVNAQMMMYGSAETHNCVIKGVEVIGIGSDNFRKIPVDDQYRIRIDLLKQMICEDREAGHLPFCIVGNAGTVNTGSIDPLEALAAIAKEEQMWFHIDGAFGAIPKILPEFEDRLKGIELADSLSFDFHKWLYVNYEVACVLIRDTNIHREAFATAVNYLVPHERGLSGGPDPFSNYGMELSRGFKALKVWMSIKEHGIQRYQYMIRKNLRQAQYLAGLIQTEPSLELLAEVPLNIICYRFNPGGLEEEELNIINKEILMRLQEQGIAAPSYTLLNGKYAIRAAITNHRSRMDDFDILVEETLRIGKELMT; from the coding sequence ATGAAAAGAACGCCGGAATTAGTGGAAGAAGAAACATTGGACCCCGTTGATTGGGCATCCCTGAAAGAGTTGGGCCACCGCATGATGGATGATATGTTTGATTACCTCCAGTCCTCCCGCCAAAGGCCAGCCTGGAAAAAACCAACAAAATTTGCACTGAACAGCATGCAACATCCCTTGCCTCAGTTTCCCCAGGATGCGGCAGAAGTATATGAACACTTCTTCACACAGATATTGCCCTATAATACCGAGAACGGCCACCCCCGCTTTTGGTCATGGGTGCAGGGCGGTGGCACCCCCATTGGCATGTTGGCCGATATGCTGGCTTCTGGTATGAACACCAACGTTAGTATCGGCGATCATATGCCCATGTATGTAGAAAAACAGGTAATTGAATGGTCAAAAGAAATGATGGGTTTCCCACAGCAGGCGGGTGGCATACTCGTGAGTGGCGCTTCCCTCGCCAATATTACTGCCCTGGTGGTAGCCCGTAACCATTTCAATAAGTCCATCCGGAAAAAAGGATTGCAGACTGTCAATGCACAGATGATGATGTACGGCTCTGCAGAAACCCACAACTGCGTAATAAAAGGCGTAGAGGTGATTGGTATCGGCAGTGACAACTTTCGCAAAATACCCGTAGATGATCAATACCGGATTCGCATCGATCTCCTGAAACAAATGATCTGCGAAGATCGCGAAGCAGGCCATCTTCCTTTTTGTATAGTAGGTAATGCAGGTACGGTCAATACAGGCTCCATCGATCCCCTGGAAGCACTCGCTGCTATCGCCAAAGAAGAACAAATGTGGTTTCACATCGATGGCGCTTTTGGCGCTATTCCTAAGATATTACCCGAGTTTGAGGATCGTCTGAAAGGCATTGAACTCGCCGACAGCCTATCCTTTGATTTTCACAAATGGCTCTACGTAAATTATGAAGTGGCTTGCGTTTTGATCCGCGACACCAATATTCACCGCGAAGCTTTTGCTACCGCAGTCAATTACCTGGTGCCCCACGAACGTGGTCTCTCCGGCGGCCCCGATCCCTTTAGCAATTACGGCATGGAACTGTCCCGCGGATTCAAAGCATTGAAAGTTTGGATGTCTATTAAAGAACATGGTATACAACGCTACCAATACATGATCCGTAAAAACCTGCGGCAGGCCCAATACCTGGCAGGACTGATACAAACAGAACCCAGCCTTGAACTCCTGGCCGAAGTACCGCTCAATATAATATGTTATCGCTTTAATCCCGGAGGATTGGAGGAAGAAGAGCTGAACATTATCAACAAAGAGATTTTGATGCGGTTACAGGAACAGGGAATCGCAGCGCCATCTTATACCCTCTTAAATGGAAAGTATGCCATACGCGCTGCGATTACCAATCACCGCAGCAGGATGGACGACTTCGACATATTGGTAGAAGAAACCCTCCGCATTGGAAAAGAATTAATGACTTAA
- a CDS encoding AMP-dependent synthetase/ligase, with protein MTEPRRLFDCLQYHLERTPLPDMLAGKENGQWRSYSTQQVKETVDKLSAGLLNLGISAGDSTAEGRDKITVISKNRPEWLMLDMAVQQIGAVLTPVYPTISVPELEFILQDAQVKMVFVNDEDLYHKVMHVKDSVPSLKEIYTFEQVPNAKHWKEILSLGDATAAEKVRTIAASIQFEDLATIIYTSGTTGKPKGVMLSHRNLISNVMDSIPCFPPGENMRALSFLPLNHVFERMVSYIYLFKGTSIYYAESLETIGDNLKEVKPTMFTTVPRLLEKVYDRIMAKGAELTGIKRKLFFWAHDLATRFEINKNMGIGYRMQLALANKLIFSKWREALGNNLLCIVTGGAACQVRLIRIFTAAGIPIMEGYGLTETSPVISVNRYQEEGRMFGTVGPLINHVEVKIAEDGEILCKGPNIMMGYYKRPDLTSDSVVDGWYHTGDIGMLVDNKFLKITDRKKEMFKTSGGKYVAPLPIENKLKESPFVEQVMVVGSERKFVGALIVPSLSNLKDWARQQGIQTTALPQLIKDPKVIHLYKDLVESFNKYFNHVEQIKKFELLPDEWSVETGEMTPKLSLKRKVIMEKFRDAIERIYHDVRPEAVS; from the coding sequence ATGACCGAACCCAGGCGACTTTTTGATTGTCTTCAATACCACCTTGAACGCACTCCCCTGCCAGATATGCTGGCCGGCAAGGAAAACGGTCAGTGGCGCTCCTATAGCACACAACAGGTAAAAGAAACCGTAGATAAATTAAGCGCAGGCTTACTCAACCTGGGCATTAGTGCCGGTGATTCAACAGCCGAAGGCCGTGATAAAATCACCGTTATCAGTAAGAATCGTCCTGAATGGCTCATGCTCGATATGGCCGTGCAACAGATTGGCGCTGTGCTCACCCCGGTATATCCTACCATCAGCGTTCCTGAATTGGAATTTATTCTGCAGGATGCACAGGTGAAAATGGTATTTGTGAATGACGAAGACCTGTACCACAAAGTGATGCATGTAAAAGACAGCGTGCCTTCCTTAAAAGAGATTTACACATTTGAGCAAGTGCCCAATGCCAAACATTGGAAAGAGATATTGTCCCTGGGCGATGCGACTGCTGCTGAAAAAGTGCGTACCATCGCAGCATCCATCCAATTTGAAGACCTTGCCACCATCATCTATACTTCCGGCACTACCGGCAAGCCCAAAGGAGTAATGCTTTCTCACCGTAATCTCATTAGCAATGTAATGGATTCTATTCCCTGCTTTCCTCCCGGTGAAAACATGCGCGCATTATCCTTTCTGCCCTTGAACCACGTATTTGAGCGTATGGTGAGCTATATCTATTTATTCAAAGGTACCTCCATCTATTATGCAGAAAGCCTGGAGACTATCGGTGATAACCTCAAAGAGGTGAAGCCTACCATGTTCACCACCGTGCCCCGCCTCCTGGAAAAAGTATATGACCGCATCATGGCGAAAGGAGCAGAGCTTACAGGTATCAAAAGAAAGCTCTTCTTTTGGGCCCACGACCTCGCCACCCGCTTTGAGATCAATAAGAACATGGGAATCGGTTACAGGATGCAACTTGCCCTGGCCAACAAACTCATCTTTAGTAAATGGCGCGAGGCCCTCGGCAATAACTTATTGTGTATCGTTACTGGCGGCGCTGCCTGCCAGGTACGGCTCATTCGTATCTTTACTGCTGCCGGTATACCTATCATGGAAGGTTATGGACTAACAGAAACCTCTCCCGTTATCAGTGTCAATCGTTATCAGGAAGAGGGCAGGATGTTTGGTACAGTAGGACCACTCATCAACCATGTGGAAGTGAAGATCGCAGAAGATGGTGAAATCCTCTGCAAAGGACCCAACATCATGATGGGCTATTACAAACGCCCCGACCTTACAAGCGACTCCGTGGTGGATGGCTGGTACCATACGGGCGACATAGGTATGCTGGTCGACAATAAGTTCCTGAAGATCACCGATCGGAAAAAAGAAATGTTCAAGACCAGCGGCGGCAAATATGTGGCACCCCTGCCCATCGAGAATAAATTGAAAGAATCACCCTTTGTTGAGCAGGTCATGGTCGTAGGCTCTGAAAGGAAGTTCGTAGGTGCCCTCATCGTTCCTTCTTTGAGCAACCTCAAAGACTGGGCAAGACAACAAGGCATCCAGACAACCGCCTTGCCCCAACTGATCAAGGATCCCAAAGTCATCCACTTATACAAAGACCTGGTAGAGAGCTTCAACAAGTATTTTAACCACGTAGAACAGATCAAAAAGTTTGAGCTCCTTCCTGATGAATGGAGCGTTGAAACAGGCGAAATGACTCCCAAATTAAGCCTCAAGCGAAAGGTGATCATGGAGAAGTTCCGGGATGCCATTGAGCGTATTTATCATGATGTCAGGCCGGAAGCCGTCAGCTAA
- a CDS encoding VCBS repeat-containing protein gives MKHRHTLACMVLTFVACLSCKQKQSPTTLFQQMEHTGIDFSNTVQDTPDFNIFTYRNFYNGGGVAIGDINNDGLSDVFFTANSGSNKLYLNKGNWQFEDISEKAGFTTKKKWSTGVVMADVNNDGWLDIYVCNAGYQKGVGQEDELFINNHQLGFADSAAAYGLTDNDYTTHASFFDYDLDGDLDLYLLNNSFIPVNTLNYANNRDLRAKDWPVADFLKGGGDRLMRNDNGKFTDVSKEAGIYGSLIGFGLGVTVGDVNNDHYPDIYVSNDFFERDYLYINQQNGTFKEELEQSIQHISLSSMGADMGDINNDGYPDIFTTDMLPDNDYRLKTTASFETIDVNRLTIKKGFYHQYMQNALQVNNKDGRFLETAHYSGVAASDWSWGALIFDADNDGLSDIYVCNGIYRDITDQDFIDFFANEIVRKMALTGKKEQIDEIIAKMPSRPILNKAFKNLGQLRFEDAGTSWGITQPSFSNGAAYGDLDNDGDLDMVVSNVNEKAFIYRNNSRETTGNHYIGISLKGRGANTFAVGSTVKVYQGDQVMSREIIPGRGFQSSIDYKAIIGLGKKSVDSMIIIWPDRTYTRYDRPASDSLYTIQQPDNGKISMQPALPTVQPLLERVASTFDKHQEDDYVDFYYERNVPMMLSREGPKAALGDVNGDGLQDVYICGPSGTAGQLYLQTANDFVKKPEQIFNQFANFEDVTALFFDADKDGDLDLFVGTGGNNHPAGSREMQNRLYFNDGQGNFDINTSALPANKDNTAVVLAHDFDGDGDIDLFVGSRSIPGNYGTSPESYLLLNDGHGKFTDIAKTKNPDIARIGLVTGAVLANITGDQKPELVIAGEWMTPRIFSWQGDHFTEIKTSLGQLYGCWQTMAAADIDNDGDQDLILGNMGENFYLRPSEKAPQKIWINDYDGNGITDKIMTRSDNGRDVTVFMKRDLTDQLPSVKKLTLKHEDFAQKTIQDLFAADLLDKSLVKTINYAPSCIAVNEGNGKFTIKKLPLETQLSCINSILCTDVNKDGFTDLVMGGNCFGFLPQFARMDASFGHVLLNNGKGDFAALSNKRAGLELTGVIRDIKELPAKNGRLLLVLQNDEFPVLFRLKGVKSANTMP, from the coding sequence ATGAAACATCGACACACACTTGCCTGCATGGTACTGACTTTTGTTGCATGCTTGTCCTGTAAACAAAAGCAGTCTCCCACCACTTTGTTCCAGCAAATGGAACATACCGGTATCGACTTCAGCAATACAGTACAGGATACGCCGGACTTCAACATATTCACCTATCGTAATTTCTATAATGGGGGAGGTGTAGCCATAGGTGATATCAACAACGATGGACTGAGCGATGTTTTCTTTACCGCCAATTCAGGAAGTAACAAACTCTACCTCAACAAAGGCAACTGGCAGTTTGAAGATATTTCCGAAAAAGCCGGGTTTACCACCAAAAAGAAATGGAGCACCGGTGTTGTAATGGCCGACGTGAACAACGATGGCTGGCTCGATATCTACGTCTGTAATGCAGGCTATCAAAAAGGCGTAGGGCAGGAAGATGAACTCTTCATCAATAACCACCAGCTTGGTTTTGCCGATTCGGCCGCTGCCTATGGATTGACCGACAATGATTATACCACCCACGCTTCCTTTTTTGATTATGATCTTGATGGCGACCTCGACCTGTATTTACTCAACAACAGCTTTATCCCCGTTAATACACTCAATTACGCCAATAACCGCGATCTCCGGGCAAAAGATTGGCCCGTAGCCGATTTCCTGAAGGGCGGAGGCGACAGGCTCATGAGAAATGATAACGGTAAATTTACAGATGTAAGCAAAGAAGCAGGCATCTATGGTAGCCTGATTGGATTTGGCCTGGGAGTTACCGTAGGAGATGTCAACAATGATCACTACCCCGACATCTATGTCTCTAATGATTTCTTTGAACGCGATTACCTCTATATCAACCAGCAGAATGGCACCTTTAAAGAAGAACTGGAACAAAGCATCCAACACATCAGCCTGTCCTCCATGGGAGCCGATATGGGAGATATAAACAACGATGGCTATCCTGATATCTTTACTACCGATATGTTGCCGGATAATGATTACCGGTTAAAGACTACCGCTTCCTTTGAGACCATTGATGTAAACCGGCTCACCATTAAAAAGGGATTTTACCACCAGTACATGCAAAATGCATTGCAGGTAAACAATAAAGACGGGCGCTTCCTCGAAACTGCTCACTATAGCGGCGTAGCCGCATCAGACTGGAGCTGGGGTGCGCTCATTTTCGATGCAGACAATGACGGCCTTTCCGATATCTATGTGTGTAATGGCATTTACCGTGACATCACTGACCAGGATTTTATAGATTTCTTTGCCAATGAGATCGTACGTAAAATGGCCCTCACAGGAAAAAAGGAACAGATAGACGAGATTATAGCCAAAATGCCCTCCCGGCCCATTTTAAACAAGGCCTTCAAAAACCTGGGCCAACTGCGCTTTGAAGATGCCGGTACTTCCTGGGGCATCACCCAGCCTTCTTTTTCCAATGGCGCCGCTTATGGTGATCTTGACAATGATGGCGACCTGGATATGGTCGTAAGCAATGTCAATGAAAAAGCCTTTATATACCGCAACAATAGCCGGGAAACCACCGGCAATCATTATATCGGCATTTCCCTCAAAGGCAGGGGAGCCAACACTTTTGCGGTTGGCAGTACCGTGAAAGTATACCAGGGCGATCAGGTCATGAGCCGCGAAATAATTCCCGGCCGCGGCTTTCAGTCTTCCATAGATTATAAAGCCATCATTGGCCTGGGCAAAAAAAGCGTGGATTCTATGATCATCATATGGCCCGATCGTACCTATACCCGCTATGATCGCCCGGCCAGCGATTCTCTGTATACCATTCAACAGCCCGATAACGGGAAAATATCAATGCAGCCCGCTCTCCCTACTGTACAGCCTTTGCTGGAAAGGGTAGCCAGCACTTTTGATAAGCACCAGGAAGATGATTATGTGGACTTTTATTATGAACGTAATGTTCCGATGATGCTCTCCCGCGAAGGCCCCAAAGCTGCCCTGGGTGATGTGAATGGCGATGGTCTCCAGGATGTATACATCTGCGGTCCATCAGGTACCGCAGGCCAGTTGTACCTGCAAACAGCGAATGACTTCGTGAAGAAACCCGAACAAATATTTAATCAATTTGCCAATTTTGAAGACGTCACCGCACTGTTCTTTGATGCTGATAAAGATGGCGACCTTGATCTCTTTGTTGGCACCGGGGGCAATAACCACCCTGCAGGCAGCCGGGAAATGCAAAACAGGCTTTACTTCAACGACGGCCAGGGGAATTTTGACATTAATACTTCCGCCCTGCCCGCCAATAAAGACAATACAGCCGTAGTGCTGGCCCACGACTTTGATGGAGATGGCGATATTGACCTCTTTGTAGGCAGTCGAAGTATTCCCGGCAATTATGGTACCTCCCCTGAAAGTTACCTGCTGCTCAATGACGGGCATGGCAAGTTTACCGATATCGCTAAAACGAAGAACCCCGATATTGCCAGGATAGGATTGGTAACAGGGGCCGTACTGGCCAATATAACCGGTGATCAAAAGCCCGAATTGGTCATTGCGGGCGAATGGATGACGCCCCGCATCTTTTCCTGGCAAGGCGATCATTTCACTGAAATAAAGACCAGCCTCGGCCAGTTGTACGGCTGCTGGCAAACAATGGCCGCTGCCGATATCGACAATGATGGTGATCAGGATTTGATATTGGGCAATATGGGAGAGAATTTCTACCTCCGGCCATCTGAAAAGGCGCCCCAGAAAATATGGATCAATGACTACGATGGCAATGGCATCACCGATAAGATCATGACCCGCAGTGATAATGGACGCGATGTAACCGTTTTCATGAAGCGCGACCTGACCGATCAATTGCCCTCCGTGAAAAAACTAACCCTAAAACATGAAGACTTTGCCCAAAAGACAATACAGGACCTGTTTGCTGCCGACCTGCTGGATAAAAGCCTCGTAAAGACCATCAATTATGCGCCTTCCTGTATTGCCGTAAACGAGGGTAACGGCAAGTTTACTATTAAGAAATTACCCCTCGAAACACAGCTATCCTGCATCAATAGCATCCTCTGCACCGATGTAAACAAGGATGGCTTCACCGACCTCGTAATGGGGGGTAATTGCTTTGGTTTTCTGCCCCAGTTTGCCCGGATGGATGCTTCCTTTGGCCATGTCTTGTTAAACAACGGCAAGGGCGATTTTGCAGCGTTGTCCAACAAACGGGCAGGACTGGAATTAACAGGCGTAATACGGGATATAAAAGAGCTGCCTGCTAAAAATGGCCGGCTCCTGCTCGTACTCCAGAACGACGAGTTTCCTGTCCTGTTCCGCCTGAAAGGAGTAAAGTCGGCTAATACAATGCCGTAA
- a CDS encoding SDR family NAD(P)-dependent oxidoreductase, with protein sequence MAKTILITGANGNLGTAVVKKFLDEDYKVIGVDHSGSHLGFASTHPQFELHAVNLADEAASDTFVKEAISLYKKIDGALLLAGGFAMGDIAATDGTALRKMFSLNFETAYYLARPLFQHMMESGYGRIVLVGARPAIQSEAGKNLIAYALSKSLLIKLADLLNEAAKGKNVVVSVIAPSTIDTPVNRADMPKADFSKWVAPAQIAEVLEFICSGKGDSLRGPLYKIYGDA encoded by the coding sequence ATGGCCAAAACAATACTTATCACCGGAGCTAATGGAAACCTCGGCACAGCCGTTGTAAAGAAATTCCTGGACGAAGATTATAAAGTCATCGGGGTAGACCATTCTGGCAGCCATCTGGGGTTTGCCAGTACCCACCCCCAGTTTGAATTGCATGCTGTGAACCTGGCCGACGAAGCCGCCAGCGATACCTTCGTGAAGGAGGCCATCAGCCTCTATAAGAAAATAGATGGCGCTTTACTATTGGCAGGAGGATTTGCAATGGGCGACATTGCCGCCACCGACGGGACTGCTCTCCGGAAAATGTTCTCCCTGAACTTCGAAACAGCCTACTACTTGGCCAGACCCCTTTTTCAGCATATGATGGAAAGTGGCTATGGACGTATTGTACTGGTAGGCGCCAGGCCGGCCATACAATCTGAAGCAGGAAAAAACCTGATTGCTTATGCCTTGAGCAAGTCCCTCCTCATTAAACTGGCCGATCTACTCAATGAAGCTGCCAAAGGAAAAAATGTGGTGGTATCCGTCATTGCCCCTAGTACCATTGATACCCCCGTCAACAGGGCCGATATGCCCAAGGCAGATTTTAGTAAGTGGGTTGCGCCCGCACAGATTGCCGAAGTGCTCGAATTTATCTGTTCCGGAAAAGGAGATTCCCTGAGAGGCCCCTTGTATAAGATCTATGGCGATGCTTAA
- a CDS encoding branched-chain amino acid aminotransferase: MELTQEFSIRPATQSRIQEVDFNHLEFGKYVADHMLVCDYANGTWETPQIIPFGNLSLSPTSLALHYGQTVFEGMKAFRMVDGRINIFRIHKHYERLTRSLDRMCMAIVPEEVFIEGLRQLVALDSKWVPAAPGTALYIRPFAYASEAKFGVKVSDEYKFVIFSGPVAGAFQKPLRVKVETSYVRAARGGTGAAKCGGNYGGAYYPTQKAKEAGFDQVLWTDGRENKYIEESGMMNALFVIDGVLVTPPLSDSILDGVTRDSLLTLAGDLDIPVETRPVSIEDLEKAFRQHTITEAFGAGTAAIVAPIGTIHINGIDYHLPDYTPGAIMYRLKDKLEAMRTGKEEDIHHWNYVF; encoded by the coding sequence ATGGAACTCACACAGGAATTCTCCATACGCCCTGCCACTCAGTCCAGGATACAGGAAGTAGATTTCAATCACCTGGAATTTGGTAAATACGTTGCTGATCATATGTTGGTCTGTGACTATGCCAACGGCACATGGGAAACCCCACAGATCATTCCATTTGGCAACTTGTCCCTGTCACCCACTTCCCTGGCCTTGCATTACGGACAAACCGTTTTTGAAGGCATGAAGGCTTTTCGAATGGTAGATGGACGTATAAATATTTTCCGCATCCACAAACATTATGAGCGCCTTACCCGCTCACTGGACCGCATGTGTATGGCCATTGTTCCCGAAGAGGTCTTCATTGAGGGATTACGTCAGCTTGTAGCCCTCGACAGCAAGTGGGTGCCCGCAGCACCGGGTACCGCCCTCTATATCCGGCCTTTTGCTTATGCCAGTGAGGCCAAATTTGGCGTAAAGGTTTCTGATGAATATAAGTTTGTCATTTTCTCCGGCCCCGTCGCCGGTGCCTTCCAGAAACCCCTCCGCGTAAAGGTCGAGACCAGCTATGTAAGGGCTGCCAGGGGTGGTACCGGTGCGGCTAAATGCGGTGGAAACTATGGCGGCGCCTATTATCCCACCCAGAAAGCAAAAGAGGCAGGGTTCGATCAGGTACTCTGGACCGACGGACGGGAAAATAAATACATTGAAGAATCCGGTATGATGAATGCCCTCTTTGTTATTGATGGTGTCCTCGTTACACCTCCGCTCAGCGATTCCATCCTCGACGGCGTTACACGCGATTCCCTGCTCACCCTGGCCGGGGACCTCGATATCCCCGTAGAAACCCGCCCCGTGTCGATAGAGGACCTGGAAAAGGCTTTTCGTCAACATACCATTACCGAAGCATTTGGAGCTGGCACCGCCGCTATTGTAGCGCCTATCGGCACCATCCATATCAATGGCATTGATTACCATTTACCCGATTATACGCCTGGAGCAATTATGTACAGGCTAAAAGACAAACTGGAAGCCATGAGAACAGGAAAAGAAGAAGATATACATCATTGGAATTATGTGTTTTAA
- a CDS encoding tetratricopeptide repeat protein, which produces MKQLFVAAILCLSISTITAQEQDWKALQEKAKAFTRQGDYSNAIMVLNRALEKESNNIELKKDLAFTYYLNRDYVKALEVAKPLPEQQDADVQSYQILGLVYKAIEEAKDAEKMYKAALKKFPNSGVLYSEFGEMLWSKKAYTDAIEQWEKGIEVDPNHSGNYYNAAKYYFFTKDKIWALVYGEIFVNLESYSKRTAEIKIVLLDSYKKLFTDSDMGKNQDNKNEFVKAWFDIMKTQSAYVADNGITPETLSAIRTKFVVSWFEKYAKRFPYRLFDYQQQLLKSGMFEAYNQWVFGATANLAAYESWTKTHADEYNQFNTFQHNRVFKLPAGQYYQTPNK; this is translated from the coding sequence ATGAAACAATTGTTTGTTGCAGCTATCTTGTGCTTATCAATAAGTACCATTACCGCTCAGGAACAGGATTGGAAAGCCTTACAGGAAAAAGCCAAAGCCTTTACCCGGCAGGGCGACTATTCCAATGCCATCATGGTGTTGAACCGTGCATTGGAAAAAGAGTCTAATAATATCGAATTAAAAAAGGACCTGGCTTTTACCTATTACCTCAATCGTGATTATGTGAAGGCACTGGAAGTGGCCAAACCATTACCAGAACAACAGGATGCAGATGTGCAGAGCTACCAGATACTGGGCCTGGTATACAAAGCCATTGAGGAAGCCAAAGACGCTGAGAAAATGTACAAAGCGGCGTTGAAGAAATTCCCCAACAGTGGTGTTTTGTACAGCGAATTTGGAGAAATGCTCTGGAGCAAAAAAGCCTACACCGACGCTATTGAACAATGGGAGAAAGGCATAGAGGTCGATCCCAATCATTCCGGCAACTACTACAATGCTGCCAAATATTACTTTTTCACCAAAGACAAGATATGGGCATTGGTCTATGGAGAGATATTTGTCAACCTCGAAAGCTACTCCAAACGTACCGCCGAGATTAAGATCGTCCTCCTGGATTCCTATAAAAAACTGTTTACCGACAGCGACATGGGCAAAAATCAGGACAACAAGAACGAGTTTGTAAAAGCGTGGTTCGACATCATGAAAACACAATCCGCTTATGTAGCCGACAATGGCATTACGCCCGAAACCTTATCGGCTATAAGGACCAAATTTGTGGTCAGCTGGTTTGAAAAGTATGCGAAAAGGTTCCCTTATCGCCTGTTTGATTACCAGCAGCAATTGCTGAAATCGGGCATGTTTGAAGCCTATAACCAATGGGTATTCGGTGCAACCGCCAATTTGGCCGCCTATGAAAGCTGGACCAAAACCCACGCCGATGAGTACAATCAGTTCAATACCTTCCAGCATAACCGGGTTTTTAAGCTGCCTGCAGGCCAGTATTATCAAACCCCCAACAAATAA
- a CDS encoding RagB/SusD family nutrient uptake outer membrane protein gives MKYTRLLFFIIPVFLLVACTKLEEKLNGEVSPDQVAGGGSSTASLLKGVYDAMRSPYQDQSRFWAAQEHTSDECIGPTRGGDWDDNGVWRILHVHKWDGDHLFLRQTFEDLGGVIYAGTDMLRFNPTAQQAAEARFLRAFAMFSMLDGWDQVPYREPGGDILQAPKVRKGTEALDYIIAEVNAIMNDLPATPVNKANKDAARVLLMKCYINKGVIANRATPAFAAADMDQVITLADQIINSNKYKLATQYFDNFAPNNDVISTENIFTAENIGGSSSGNVRSRWFCTLHYNNNPGGWNGFTTLSDFYNKFEAADVRRSQSYPGVTNVSGIKPGFLVGQQFDQNGVALKDRGGRPLAFTPEVKAIEIGTNLEVTGIRVIKYPIDYNNGDNSNNDYVYYRYADVILMKAEALLRKNNAAAALPLVNEVRTKRGIAALASVNLDQLLDERGREFYWEGMRRNDLIRFGKFLQPWQEKPTDDPKNLLFPIPNQQIAANPNLVQNTGY, from the coding sequence ATGAAATATACACGATTGCTTTTTTTCATAATACCCGTCTTCCTGTTGGTCGCTTGTACCAAGCTCGAAGAGAAGTTAAACGGAGAGGTATCACCCGATCAGGTAGCTGGCGGCGGATCTTCTACGGCCAGTTTGCTAAAAGGGGTGTATGATGCCATGCGCAGCCCTTACCAGGACCAAAGCCGTTTCTGGGCAGCCCAGGAACATACCAGCGATGAATGTATAGGGCCCACAAGAGGTGGCGATTGGGATGATAATGGCGTATGGCGCATTCTTCACGTGCACAAATGGGATGGCGATCACCTGTTCTTACGCCAAACCTTTGAAGACCTGGGAGGCGTAATTTATGCCGGCACCGATATGCTGCGTTTTAACCCCACTGCGCAGCAAGCTGCAGAAGCAAGATTCCTGAGAGCCTTTGCCATGTTCTCCATGCTCGATGGCTGGGACCAGGTTCCTTATCGTGAGCCAGGTGGTGATATCCTCCAGGCGCCTAAAGTAAGAAAGGGAACAGAAGCATTGGACTATATTATTGCAGAGGTAAATGCCATCATGAACGACCTGCCGGCAACCCCTGTCAACAAAGCCAATAAGGATGCCGCCAGGGTATTATTAATGAAATGCTACATCAACAAAGGTGTTATCGCCAACCGCGCTACCCCAGCCTTTGCCGCCGCCGATATGGACCAGGTCATTACTCTGGCCGACCAGATCATTAACAGCAACAAGTATAAGCTGGCCACCCAATACTTCGACAATTTTGCGCCCAATAACGATGTTATCTCTACCGAGAATATCTTTACCGCAGAAAATATTGGCGGCTCTTCCAGTGGTAACGTTCGTTCCCGCTGGTTCTGTACTTTACACTACAACAACAATCCCGGAGGCTGGAATGGTTTTACTACCCTGTCCGACTTTTACAACAAGTTCGAAGCCGCTGACGTTCGCAGAAGCCAAAGCTACCCCGGCGTGACCAACGTATCCGGCATCAAGCCCGGCTTCCTCGTAGGACAGCAATTTGATCAGAATGGTGTAGCGCTGAAAGACAGGGGCGGTCGCCCCCTCGCATTCACGCCCGAAGTAAAAGCCATCGAGATCGGTACCAACCTCGAAGTGACCGGTATAAGAGTTATTAAATACCCGATAGACTATAATAATGGTGATAATTCCAACAACGACTATGTATACTATCGTTATGCCGATGTGATTCTCATGAAAGCTGAAGCCCTGTTAAGGAAGAACAATGCTGCCGCCGCTTTGCCACTGGTGAACGAAGTGCGCACCAAAAGAGGTATCGCAGCATTGGCATCTGTAAACCTCGATCAGCTGCTGGATGAAAGAGGCCGCGAATTCTACTGGGAGGGCATGAGAAGGAATGACCTGATCCGCTTTGGTAAGTTCCTGCAACCCTGGCAGGAAAAACCAACCGACGATCCTAAGAACCTGTTATTCCCCATTCCTAACCAGCAAATTGCAGCTAACCCAAATCTTGTACAAAATACCGGGTATTAA